One part of the Nitrosophilus kaiyonis genome encodes these proteins:
- the thyX gene encoding FAD-dependent thymidylate synthase, with product MKVTLLHYTPLEVAAHAIRTCWQSFDKSDHGGEKDKELIDRVGNKYKHASTLEHLVYTFYIQGISRALLQELARHRMASLSVKSTRYTLKELKNIEPFNEDDFEGASRFIVLTGNEKVDKMSIKALNNLQEVLKEGISNDIAKYCLPECYKTELTWTINARSLQNFLYLRSSKSALWEIRKLSYKIFDSLPNDHKYLFEDYIQTID from the coding sequence ATGAAAGTAACTCTTCTTCACTATACTCCTTTAGAAGTTGCAGCCCATGCTATTAGAACATGCTGGCAAAGTTTTGATAAAAGTGACCATGGTGGAGAAAAAGATAAAGAGTTAATAGATAGAGTTGGAAATAAGTATAAACATGCTTCAACATTAGAACATTTAGTTTATACATTTTATATTCAAGGAATTAGTAGAGCCCTTTTGCAAGAGTTAGCGCGTCATAGAATGGCAAGTCTTAGTGTAAAATCTACTAGATATACTCTAAAAGAGCTTAAAAATATAGAACCTTTTAATGAAGATGATTTTGAGGGAGCAAGCAGATTTATTGTTTTAACAGGTAATGAAAAAGTAGATAAAATGAGTATAAAAGCTCTAAACAACCTTCAAGAAGTTTTAAAAGAGGGTATATCAAATGATATTGCAAAATATTGTCTTCCTGAATGTTATAAAACAGAATTAACTTGGACTATTAATGCAAGAAGCCTTCAAAATTTTTTATATCTTAGAAGTAGTAAATCAGCTCTTTGGGAGATAAGAAAACTATCTTATAAAATATTTGATTCTTTACCAAATGACCATAAATATCTATTTGAAGACTATATTCAAACTATTGATTAA